The DNA window gaaaaaaaattgaatctacacaatctgaggatgcttccacacaagtttcagcttttctggccaaatggttattgagaagaagattttaaaagattatcactatatatattcctatataaaagatCAATCTGCCATTGTAGCCCCagcctacccctgggggtcatttttttcacaacttaaaatttacactacatgaggatgcttccacacaagtttcagcttttctggctgcttgatttctgagaagaagatttttaaagatttactctatatattttatgtaaaacttcgacccccatagtggccccaccttacccccaatgaccatgatttaaacaaacttgaatctacactatctgaggatgcttccacacaagtttcagcttttctgccCAAATggtttttagaagaagatttttgaaaaatatcagcaaattttcaataaatcctaattatctccccttgaacttgaatcccctttacccaatgatactttgtgccaagtttggttgaaattggttcCGTGGCtctggagaagaagtcaaaaatgtaaaaagtttacagacagacagacggacgccggacaaaaagtgatcagaaaagctcacttgagctttcagctcaggtgagctaaaaaacagTATTCAGTGGTTCATGCTTCTCTAAGAAAGCTGTATTCAGTGGGTTGATCAAACGAGATGTCAATACATCCTTCTACAAAACCAGAGTTTGCATTGGATTCTTTATACAtcctaaaaatctttttcttgcTGAATTCTTTTTATACTCAATTAATATATCACAGAATTCAGTATGTGGACATGATAGGATAATCATACAGtagttttttgtatttttgtatctaTATGTACATCTATCCCTTATCCACAGATTCACTTCCTTATTAACACAGATCCAACTTATCCAACTTACACAGTTTACCAgtaatgtactacatgtataagtaattaTATATATCTCAAATTATCAATATTGTATACACATAATAACTGAACATGATAGTGTACATTTTGAAAGTAACTGCATGTAAAGTCACCATTGATATGAAGCAGTGCATCTAATGTCAGAATGATCAAATGACTGCGTCCAagtatcaaaattcaaaatttcacaattaaactAACCTTGGAAAAGCATCAAAAAACCAAGTTCTCTTTGTTTCTGGAAATGCCACTCTCATTCCTGACATCAGAGGTGAGTGAAGAATGGCTGCTCCAACTTCGTATCTTGCAGCCAGGTCAATAGTAGGTACTGTGCCAATACTTTGACCGTACAAAATAACGTTTTGAGGACTTATGCCATATCTGCTGCGCAAGGATTGCCATGCAGCATCAATGTCTGCATATAAATTCTTCTCTGAGGGTTTTCCTGAGCTATTTCCATATCCTGAATAGTCAAAGCTAAAAATATTACAGTTAATTCGAGAACCAAGACCAATATAAAAACTGCTCATTTGGCCAAGATCAACAGCATTCCCATGACTAAAAAGCATTGTGTATTTAGCATTGGGGGAACATCTGACCATCATGCAAGCTATCCTGTTTCCTTTTGAGGTTCTGGTCATGAACACTTCTATACAGTCTAGTTCTCGCTGTGTGTATTGCCATTCGGCTCTTTCGGTCAAATGCAGGCTGTACTTAGTCCCAGCTTCATCAGCTATCAGGGAGTATGTAGGCTCAGGTGGGAGGAAAGCTAATTTGGCTGCAATTTTTGATGGACATGGAGGGCAACAAAACAAACCACACAACTCGCTGAATGATAGGCTATTCATGATGGTGATATCGAGGATAAAAGTCTATAAATATTGAGCTAACAAAGTCTTCAATAATTTCACTGATTCATTGTAAAGACGAACCTGGGTTTATCAAAAGTTGTATCCTCATTCAATACTGGTTGTATTGAGTTTCATTCAAGATTTCCTATCCTCAGGAAAATACAACGATGACGTCACTTTACAGTCACCGGAAGACATATCAACTTATTGTTTCGAACTTGTAAAACTGTGCTGTTCAGAATTTAATTATTgtcattagattttttttttacaatagttTACAAATGAAAAGAGAATATCAACCTTTTaacacaaagaaaaatattttcgaatttttttaataatatttaaaagggATATGGAAACAAATCCGGAAAgaaatgttttgattatttactaaaaaaaaaatgtatctttaAATGCACTAAAATATTCCAGTTtcatgtataaatttataatgtttatgaattatctcatttaaaagtgaaaataattaTGATGTCAATTCGACATTCCggaataaaacattttgtttaacatagTTTACTTTTACGAACATGCATATATTTCCTAAATGATTTTTCTGACAACGTGCCTGAGTCTTTCacaattttcttttgatatttacataacaatgagtTCTCAAAAAGGAAATGTTCGTAAGTCTGGTCCACAGAAATACCAAAACAGACAGGCTTTTAAAAATAACCTGCATGACACTACTCCAAGAGTAAAGTTGATGAATAATGTGATGTTAGGAGGTGTGTGTAAGAGATGTAAAGACGTCATAGACTGGAAGATAAAGTACAAGAAATATAAGCCTCTCACAGTTCCTAAAAAATGGTAAGAAAATCTCAGTGACAGGCTACATTAATATTCAAGCCCATCATAGCAACATCTGTAAGCAGTGTAAAACCCAAGTCGATGAATTAAATTCTTTTCTACTTTATTCATTCTCGAATTGATCGGTTCCTTGATGTTAATGATTTTCTTTCCCATGTAATGATTTGATAAGACATATGTGAAACCATTCATAATATGTTAAAgttgtgaccgttggaccgagcacAGATTAAACACAgtgcattttgatttttgtttaataaaatctatttaaaatgcacacagtaggatcctcctgcatggttgcctactcaaatcattcatcaaagttaaactaaacgtcgcgtgctcagtctacaatatgacgtcatatttcagacgtaaaacgtttaagttttgtcttcggaaatagccgggAGAGTTACAtgatttcgattttttttat is part of the Crassostrea angulata isolate pt1a10 chromosome 3, ASM2561291v2, whole genome shotgun sequence genome and encodes:
- the LOC128176267 gene encoding alpha/beta hydrolase domain-containing protein 17B-like; the encoded protein is MNSLSFSELCGLFCCPPCPSKIAAKLAFLPPEPTYSLIADEAGTKYSLHLTERAEWQYTQRELDCIEVFMTRTSKGNRIACMMVRCSPNAKYTMLFSHGNAVDLGQMSSFYIGLGSRINCNIFSFDYSGYGNSSGKPSEKNLYADIDAAWQSLRSRYGISPQNVILYGQSIGTVPTIDLAARYEVGAAILHSPLMSGMRVAFPETKRTWFFDAFPSIDKVPKITCPVLVIHGTEDEVIDFSHGLAIYEKCPRAVEPLWVEGAGHNDVELYGQYLERLKQFINIELSVN